In Mytilus trossulus isolate FHL-02 chromosome 14, PNRI_Mtr1.1.1.hap1, whole genome shotgun sequence, a genomic segment contains:
- the LOC134697247 gene encoding delta-like protein A, whose amino-acid sequence MYKTFWMGFIASILLSFVSFVCAEPKAPSSPCDTNPCSNGGTCNYQPPTGKSTFTCTCSPNYSGALCDQEIIDDSLSDGEIAGIVVGCVVLLVLIVVIAIVIWKCCCKKSKSVPM is encoded by the exons ATGTATAAGACATTCTGGATGGGTTTTATCGCTTCAATTTTGCTGTCATTTGTATCATTTGTATGTGCTGAACCGAAAGCTCCATCAT CTCCATGTGATACAAACCCTTGTTCAAACGGCGGCACTTGCAATTACCAGCCGCCTACAGGCAAATCCACATTTACTTGCACGTGTTCTCCAAATTACTCAGGAGCATTATGTG ATCAGGAGATAATTGATGACAGCTTGTCCGACGG aGAAATAGCAGGAATCGTAGTTGGATGTGTGGTGCTATTAGTACTTATTGTTGTCATTGCTATAGTTATTTGGAAATGTTGTTGTAAAAAAT ctAAAAGCGTGCCAATGTGA